Part of the Sulfurimonas denitrificans DSM 1251 genome is shown below.
ATTTGCAACAATCATTCCACCAATTATCGCCATGATATCTGAGACAAATATAAGAAGTGGCATCGTTATCATAAGGGCTATTATTTTTGGAACAACCAAAAATCTATATGGATCAAATCCCATTGTCTGCATTGCATCAAGCTCTTGAGTTATCTTCATCGCACCAATTTGTGCCGTAAAAGCAGAACCACTTCGCCCAGCTATTACTATAGCAGTTATCAACGGAGAGAGTTCTCTGAGTATTGAGAGTCCTAACATGTCAACTATAAATATATTTGCACCATAAAGTTTTAATTGATACGCAGATTGGTAAGCCACAACCACACCAATCAAGAAACTAGTAAGAGAGATGATTCCTAATGCTTTTATGGCACACTCATTCATCTCAAAAGCTATCTCTTTGTGGCGAATATTTTTAAAAGAGATAAGATAGCGGAGTTTATGACTAAATAGTTCGCCCATAAATGCCATAAAAGAGAGTATTCCTAGATAGGCTTTATAGCTTTTTTCACCTATTTTCTCAACTCTGTTTCTCTTCTTTTTTTTTGCTATTTTCTTGAGTGTTATTTTTTGAACTCTAATTAATTCCAACATGTCAAGAACATCTCTATTGTGACATGTAATATCTACTTTTAACTCTTTGAGCTCAAGCTCTTTTTGTAAGTTATTTAAAAAAATAGAGCCTGCGCTATCCAAAAACGATAGTTCAAGAAGATCGATAACTACAGCATTTTCTTTTGAAAAAGCTATCTTATCTATCTCTTTTTTATATTTCATAAGATTGTAAAGAGTAAGCTCCCCTTTAAATTTTAAAGAGAGCTTATTATCACTATAAATAGTTTTAAAAGAGGAGTAGTTCATGCAGAGAGTTTAAAAATCTCTTTGTAGAAGTTTTTTAACCTTTAAGATAGTTATGATTCTATCTTCTTGTTTACCAACACCATCAATTACAGTATTATCACCGCTTGCTGTATCTGGTGCTGGTCCAATATTTGACTTTTTAATTCTTATCGCCATTGTAAGTCTATCAATTACAAATCCAGCAACATCATCCCCATCTCTCATAACGATAAATCTTGTCTCTTCGTTATGTTTTTTAGGACTAAGTCCAAATTTGAGGCGTAAATCAATAAGAGGAATAACAGCACCGCGCATATTAAACACACCAACAACATACTTCGGCACTTGTGGCACTCTAGTCCATGGAAATGGCTTGATAATTTCTTGAATAGATAAAATTGGAACAGCGTACTCTTCGTCTCCAATTACGAAACCAACTAGCTGAACAACATTATCTACGTGTTCCTGATTGGTATCTTTTTGATTTTGTTTTTTGATAATCTGTTTTAATTTATCGCTCATTTTAAAAACTCCGATCTAAAATTAATGTTTCTTTGAACTACACTCATTAAGTAATCCGCAGAGTATGGCTTAGTAATGTACTCAACCATTCCAGACTCAACACCGCGCATTCTATCAGATTTGCCAGTACGAGATGTTACCGCAATTAGAGGCAGATTTTTGTAACGGTTATATTTTTTAATCTCTATTGCTAGTGAATATCCATCCATTCTCGGCATCTCAATATCAACAAGCATCGCATCAAAATTATGATCACCCTGCTTTAAGATAGCAAGAGCTTCTTGTCCATCACCAGCTTCAACCAATGTTACTCCAAGTGGCTCAAGTGCTTTTCTCATAATAGTTCTATCAGTTTTTGAGTCATCTACTATCATTATTTTATAATCACTAGCTTTTGTTTTTTCGAGTGTTAACATTGCTGCATCAGAAGTACTATCAATAATTGCACTAGCTTTTACATGTTTTGCCATATCCATAATCGCTACAACATCAACTATAAGTGTCACACCGCCGTCTCCACGTATTGTAGCTCCTGCAATGCCTTCTATTCCTTTTAAGAACTCTCCTAAAGATTTAATAACTATCTCCTCTTGCCCAACAAGAGTATCGACTATTAATCCTAGCTTACTTGCTCCTAAACCAAGAACAACAACATAAGCATATTCACTTGAGTCTAAAATACGCTCAACTTCAAAAATATCGCCAATGTGAACAAGAGAAAGAACATCTTCACGAAGTCTCATAACAGAGCGTCCCTCAACCGTATAAACTTCATCTTTTGATATTCTTACAGTCTCTAAAACTGAAGCAAGAGGAATAGCATAGTGTTCCTCTTGAACACCAACTAAAAGTGCTTGAATAATAGCTAGAGTAAGTGGTATCTTTAACTTCATAGAAGTTCCAATACCAAGTTCGCTATCTATATCTATGATTCCGTTTACTTTTTCTATATTTGTTTTTACAACGTCCATGCCAACACCACGCCCTGAGACGTTTGTGACAACAGTCGCTGTTGAGAAGCCTGGCTTAAAG
Proteins encoded:
- a CDS encoding MlaE family lipid ABC transporter permease subunit encodes the protein MNYSSFKTIYSDNKLSLKFKGELTLYNLMKYKKEIDKIAFSKENAVVIDLLELSFLDSAGSIFLNNLQKELELKELKVDITCHNRDVLDMLELIRVQKITLKKIAKKKKRNRVEKIGEKSYKAYLGILSFMAFMGELFSHKLRYLISFKNIRHKEIAFEMNECAIKALGIISLTSFLIGVVVAYQSAYQLKLYGANIFIVDMLGLSILRELSPLITAIVIAGRSGSAFTAQIGAMKITQELDAMQTMGFDPYRFLVVPKIIALMITMPLLIFVSDIMAIIGGMIVANLDLNITVDMFLDRFNEVINIKHFIVGISKGPFFAFLIATIAIYQGLLVKDDTQSIGLNTTKSVVESIFAVIICDAIFSIAFTNLGI
- a CDS encoding chemotaxis protein CheW translates to MSDKLKQIIKKQNQKDTNQEHVDNVVQLVGFVIGDEEYAVPILSIQEIIKPFPWTRVPQVPKYVVGVFNMRGAVIPLIDLRLKFGLSPKKHNEETRFIVMRDGDDVAGFVIDRLTMAIRIKKSNIGPAPDTASGDNTVIDGVGKQEDRIITILKVKKLLQRDF